One Cellulomonas soli DNA window includes the following coding sequences:
- a CDS encoding LamG-like jellyroll fold domain-containing protein: MDLAAACGADVEVTSSRTEWDTLYAQPDGTMRWDASATAVRTLLDDQWAPVDNTLVASGSGFEVAAPVTAMTFSDGAPGIPLVSLQRDGHSMTFDVSLDLPAPTVDGPRLTYTDVLPGVDLLVTVNADATGFSEVLRVEDAHAAADPRLAELTFPVTTTSDLDLEGAGGGFVALDGAGERVFSSPTPAMWDSTQATTRTAQPLALLGLGRVGAQLATVGPTPVAAEAPAAGGDRAVAPIGGENVAWMPAKVSTDAVTITPDAQLLADPETTWPVYIDPSISGSRNMWTAVRDVFGQDYGFDPDQGVGLCSRATTTSCSATFKSRLLWTFTGLGEIGALTSNQIVSATFAAVGTNAYDCTPRPVTLYRVGDFNSSTPWPGGTLWEAMSTVTFVAKSSCAGQPVRWIEFDATAQARAIADANTAQGSLGLAVDESSMAYWKRFRNDATFSITYNRPPSTPTGLSLTVGAAVKSCGSWINSRTPTLSATVDDPDGGNLQAYFDVFSTSGAVYTPGLTTAKAAGSVHTQAVPSGSLSDGDGYQFRVVALDSGGLLGGASFCQFGIDTVAPVAPVIAPATATSYPVKYVEGAWAGGLHQVGGFAVSAGTSTDVLSYKYSFNNTALSSSVSGSAATLTFSPDQVGPQTLRVQAVDRAGNVSPVSLYTFNVDFPVTSAQWSLDEGSGTVARSSVAADGSPLLNLAGATSWVDGPLVPFGAVDDRALHFGALADRAVTAGPVVSTAGSFAVLATVRLDSLPAATATAVGQDGRDFSGFELGYRADATCAGGMSSCWYFSMRTADTAGGAVQVASPAATVAGEWVSLVAMHDASTGLVELSVCTPFGDPTPSALVTAPYASTWRASGPLRVGGALSAGAPVAAWPGDVADVQLLAGTVDESAIRRACSPAASGTAGTE; the protein is encoded by the coding sequence GTGGATCTCGCGGCAGCGTGCGGGGCCGATGTCGAGGTCACCTCATCGCGAACCGAGTGGGACACGCTGTACGCGCAGCCGGACGGAACGATGCGTTGGGACGCCTCGGCCACTGCGGTCCGGACGTTGCTCGACGACCAATGGGCCCCCGTGGACAACACGCTCGTCGCCTCGGGCAGCGGTTTCGAGGTCGCGGCCCCCGTGACGGCGATGACCTTCAGTGACGGCGCCCCGGGCATCCCTCTCGTGAGCCTGCAGCGTGACGGTCATTCCATGACCTTCGACGTGTCGCTCGACCTGCCCGCGCCGACGGTGGACGGACCTCGGCTGACCTACACGGACGTGCTGCCGGGCGTGGATCTCCTCGTGACCGTGAACGCCGATGCGACGGGGTTCTCCGAGGTTCTGCGGGTGGAGGACGCGCACGCAGCGGCCGACCCGCGCCTCGCCGAGCTGACCTTCCCGGTCACGACGACCTCAGACCTGGATCTCGAGGGTGCCGGAGGAGGGTTCGTCGCGCTGGACGGGGCCGGCGAGAGGGTGTTCTCGAGCCCGACCCCCGCGATGTGGGACTCGACGCAGGCGACCACCCGGACCGCGCAACCGCTCGCCCTGCTGGGGCTCGGACGTGTCGGTGCTCAGCTCGCCACGGTGGGCCCCACACCGGTGGCCGCAGAGGCGCCGGCCGCGGGTGGTGACCGCGCGGTGGCACCGATCGGTGGGGAGAACGTCGCCTGGATGCCCGCGAAGGTGTCCACCGACGCGGTCACCATCACGCCAGACGCGCAGCTGCTCGCCGATCCCGAGACGACGTGGCCGGTCTACATCGATCCCTCCATCAGCGGCTCACGCAACATGTGGACCGCCGTGCGCGACGTGTTTGGGCAGGACTACGGGTTCGACCCGGACCAAGGAGTCGGCCTGTGCAGCCGTGCGACGACGACCTCATGCTCGGCCACGTTCAAGAGCAGGTTGCTGTGGACGTTCACGGGTCTGGGCGAGATCGGCGCACTGACCTCGAACCAGATTGTCTCGGCGACGTTCGCTGCTGTCGGCACGAACGCCTACGACTGCACCCCGCGCCCCGTCACGCTCTACAGAGTCGGCGACTTCAACTCCTCGACACCGTGGCCCGGTGGCACGCTCTGGGAGGCGATGAGCACGGTGACGTTCGTGGCCAAGTCTTCCTGCGCGGGCCAGCCGGTGCGATGGATCGAGTTCGACGCGACCGCGCAGGCAAGGGCGATCGCGGACGCGAACACCGCGCAGGGCTCCTTGGGCCTGGCGGTCGACGAGTCGAGCATGGCGTACTGGAAGCGGTTCCGGAACGACGCGACGTTCTCGATCACCTACAACCGTCCGCCGTCGACGCCGACTGGCCTGTCGTTGACGGTCGGGGCAGCGGTCAAGAGCTGCGGATCCTGGATCAACAGCAGGACGCCGACGTTGAGTGCCACGGTGGACGACCCGGACGGCGGCAACCTGCAGGCGTACTTCGATGTGTTCAGTACTTCGGGTGCCGTGTACACCCCGGGACTGACGACTGCGAAGGCAGCCGGCTCTGTCCACACTCAGGCTGTGCCTTCGGGCAGCCTGAGCGACGGTGACGGCTACCAGTTCCGCGTCGTCGCCCTGGACTCCGGTGGTCTCCTGGGCGGAGCCTCGTTCTGCCAGTTCGGGATCGACACCGTCGCACCCGTCGCTCCGGTGATCGCACCGGCGACGGCGACCAGCTATCCGGTCAAGTACGTCGAGGGCGCGTGGGCTGGCGGGCTCCACCAAGTCGGTGGCTTCGCCGTCTCCGCGGGCACGTCGACCGACGTCCTGTCCTACAAGTACTCCTTCAACAACACCGCATTGTCGAGCTCTGTCTCCGGTTCCGCAGCGACGCTGACCTTCAGCCCCGACCAAGTCGGCCCGCAGACCCTGCGCGTGCAGGCGGTCGACCGTGCCGGCAACGTCAGCCCGGTCAGCCTCTACACCTTCAACGTCGACTTCCCGGTCACGTCGGCGCAGTGGTCGTTGGACGAGGGCAGCGGCACGGTCGCGAGGAGTTCGGTGGCAGCTGACGGCAGCCCCCTGCTCAACCTGGCCGGCGCGACATCCTGGGTCGACGGACCGCTCGTCCCGTTCGGCGCGGTGGACGACAGGGCTCTGCACTTCGGCGCGCTCGCCGATCGGGCGGTCACGGCCGGCCCGGTCGTCTCGACCGCGGGGAGCTTCGCGGTGCTGGCCACGGTGCGGCTGGACTCGCTGCCGGCCGCCACGGCCACCGCCGTAGGCCAGGACGGTCGTGACTTCAGCGGGTTCGAGCTCGGATACCGCGCGGATGCGACCTGTGCGGGCGGAATGTCGTCCTGCTGGTACTTCTCGATGCGGACCGCGGACACGGCGGGAGGCGCCGTCCAGGTGGCTTCACCGGCCGCAACGGTCGCCGGGGAGTGGGTCAGCCTCGTGGCGATGCACGATGCAAGCACGGGGCTGGTGGAACTCTCTGTGTGCACCCCCTTCGGCGATCCGACTCCGTCAGCTCTTGTCACCGCGCCATATGCGTCGACCTGGCGGGCCTCGGGGCCCCTCCGCGTCGGTGGTGCACTGTCTGCAGGAGCACCCGTCGCAGCCTGGCCCGGCGACGTCGCTGACGTGCAGCTCTTGGCAGGCACGGTGGACGAGAGCGCCATTCGCCGTGCGTGCAGCCCGGCAGCGAGCGGCACGGCGGGCACGGAGTGA
- a CDS encoding YggS family pyridoxal phosphate-dependent enzyme — translation MTAPAVDLDGSIDDRLAAVRARLAAACDATGRPRPAVRLLLASKTMPAERVREALVADARARALDPTLVPVLLGENRVQELVEKAPALADLAPDWHVIGPLQSNKVNAALRWAGTVESVATLDLARRLSERSRDRPAPLAVHVQVNVSGEASKHGVHPHDAHGLALAVAALPGLRLTGFMTVGANSPDDTVVRAGYALLRTLRDEVLASGAPGTASAVELSMGMSRDLEAAVAEGATVVRIGSAVFGARTR, via the coding sequence ATGACCGCCCCCGCCGTCGACCTCGACGGATCGATCGACGACCGCCTCGCCGCCGTCCGAGCCCGGTTGGCCGCGGCATGCGATGCCACGGGCCGGCCGCGCCCCGCCGTCCGGCTCCTGCTGGCGTCCAAGACGATGCCCGCCGAGCGGGTGCGGGAGGCCCTCGTCGCCGACGCCCGGGCCCGCGCCCTCGACCCGACACTGGTACCGGTCCTGCTCGGGGAGAACCGCGTCCAGGAGCTCGTCGAGAAGGCACCCGCGCTGGCCGACCTGGCACCCGACTGGCACGTCATCGGACCGCTGCAGTCGAACAAGGTCAACGCCGCCCTGCGCTGGGCCGGAACCGTCGAGTCGGTCGCGACCCTCGACCTGGCCCGACGACTGTCCGAACGCTCGCGCGATCGACCGGCGCCGCTCGCGGTGCACGTGCAGGTGAACGTCTCCGGCGAGGCGAGCAAGCACGGCGTGCACCCGCACGACGCGCACGGGCTCGCCCTGGCCGTGGCCGCCCTGCCGGGCCTGCGGCTGACCGGGTTCATGACCGTCGGGGCCAACTCGCCCGACGACACGGTGGTCCGCGCGGGCTACGCGCTCCTGCGCACGCTGCGCGACGAGGTCCTCGCCTCGGGCGCACCGGGGACGGCGTCGGCCGTCGAGCTGTCAATGGGCATGAGCCGGGACCTGGAGGCCGCGGTCGCCGAAGGGGCGACGGTCGTGCGGATCGGTTCGGCGGTCTTCGGCGCGCGCACCCGGTGA
- a CDS encoding VIT1/CCC1 transporter family protein: protein MTSLSSSVMGLSDVLKTGSTPTARSLNWLRAGVLGANDGVVSIAATVVGVAGASTAVSSIAVAGVAALVAGALSMAAGEYVSVSSQRDAEQTALARGQVIPSVVEREHEAELTNPWHAAIASFIAFLLGGVVPLVVVLLPWGGLRVPATFAAVAVALVATGMISARFSGARVQRSVLRNVIGGSIAMAVTYSVGALVGMAV, encoded by the coding sequence ATGACCTCTCTCAGCAGCAGCGTGATGGGCCTGTCCGACGTCCTGAAGACGGGCTCCACGCCGACCGCCCGCAGCCTCAACTGGCTGCGCGCCGGCGTGCTCGGCGCCAACGACGGGGTCGTCTCGATCGCCGCGACCGTCGTCGGTGTGGCGGGCGCCTCCACGGCCGTCTCGTCCATCGCGGTCGCCGGTGTCGCCGCCCTCGTGGCCGGCGCCCTGTCGATGGCCGCCGGTGAGTACGTGTCGGTGAGCAGCCAGCGCGACGCCGAGCAGACCGCCCTGGCCCGCGGCCAGGTCATCCCCTCGGTCGTCGAGCGCGAGCACGAGGCCGAGCTGACCAACCCGTGGCACGCGGCCATCGCCTCGTTCATCGCGTTCCTGCTCGGCGGTGTCGTGCCGCTGGTCGTCGTCCTGCTCCCCTGGGGCGGGCTGCGCGTCCCGGCCACGTTCGCCGCCGTCGCGGTGGCGCTCGTCGCGACCGGCATGATCTCCGCCCGGTTCAGCGGTGCCCGTGTGCAGCGGTCGGTGCTGCGCAACGTCATCGGCGGGTCGATCGCGATGGCCGTCACCTACAGCGTCGGCGCGCTCGTCGGCATGGCCGTCTGA
- the ybaK gene encoding Cys-tRNA(Pro) deacylase: MVRKDAKHSPSGTPALVALSAAGVPHTAHAYEHDPGSDVGYGLEAAQVLGVPPEQVFKTLMTSVDGTLTVAVVPVTGQLDLKALATAVGGKKAAMAPRPDAERATGYVAGGISPLGQKNAHPTVVDETAWLFDTVYVSGGRRGLDVELAPDDLVRLTSATVAAIARDR; this comes from the coding sequence GTGGTCAGGAAGGACGCCAAGCACTCCCCCAGCGGGACCCCGGCACTCGTCGCGCTCAGCGCGGCCGGCGTGCCGCACACGGCGCACGCGTACGAGCACGACCCGGGCAGCGACGTCGGGTACGGGCTCGAGGCCGCCCAGGTGCTGGGCGTCCCGCCGGAGCAGGTGTTCAAGACGCTCATGACCAGCGTCGACGGGACGCTCACGGTCGCGGTCGTGCCGGTCACCGGCCAGCTCGACCTGAAGGCGCTCGCCACGGCCGTCGGCGGCAAGAAGGCCGCCATGGCCCCGCGCCCCGACGCCGAACGCGCCACCGGGTACGTCGCCGGCGGCATCTCCCCGCTCGGGCAGAAGAACGCGCACCCCACAGTCGTCGACGAGACCGCGTGGCTGTTCGACACGGTGTACGTCTCGGGCGGTCGGCGCGGGCTCGACGTCGAGCTCGCCCCGGACGATCTCGTCCGGCTCACCTCGGCAACCGTCGCGGCGATCGCACGCGACCGATGA
- a CDS encoding DEAD/DEAH box helicase has protein sequence MPSPTPTLADRVPADPHDADALYAAFTGWAADQGLSLYPHQEESLLELVTGAHVIVSTPTGSGKSLIAAAAHFVAFAQGRRTYYTAPLKALVSEKFFALVEAFGSANVGMMTGDSAVNPTAPIICCTAEILANLALRDGDAADVGQVVMDEFHFYSDPQRGWAWQVPLLELQHAQLVLMSATLGDVSFFRDDLQRRTSTPVAVVADAERPVPLTFAYAIEPLHELLDELVRTRRAPVYVVHFTQKEAVERAQSLLSTPLASREQRDRIADELGAFRFGPGFGRTLSRLLRHGVGVHHAGMLPKYRRVVERLTQKGLLPVVCGTDTLGVGINVPIRTVLLTSLVKYDGVRMRHLTAREFHQIAGRAGRAGFDTVGEVIVLAPEHVIENRKLLEKAGDDPRKLKKIVRKKAPEGLVNWTDKTFERLRDAPPEPLTSSFSVSHAMVLHVLARPGDPIAAMTHLLMDNHEPESARGRHVRRAIAVYRSLRASGVVERPWVEDTTAPHGRRRTVRLTHDLPSNFALNQALSPFAYAALDLLDRDDPAYAHDVVSVLEATLDDPRQVLAAQENRARGEAVAAMKAEGLDYDQRMALLEDVTYPRPLAELLEAAFVTYRQTNPWVADLALSPKSVVREMHEKAMTFAEYVSVYQLDRTEGVLLRYLADAYRALRQTVPDERRTEELWELIEWLGDLVRRTDSSLLDEWERLANPLDEHGADAPGGTDEDTPEPITANPRVFRALVRGALFRRVEMAAREQYGALAALGDTDVDGVAWDNDRWAQALDPFYDDHDEILTGPAARGPGLFQVSTGTGTWRVRQLLDDPEGDHDWRIDVVVDLVASDEAGEVRLRVEAVGAL, from the coding sequence GTGCCCTCCCCCACCCCGACCCTCGCCGATCGCGTCCCGGCCGACCCGCACGACGCCGACGCGCTGTACGCGGCGTTCACGGGCTGGGCTGCCGACCAGGGCCTGTCGCTGTACCCACACCAGGAGGAGTCGCTCCTGGAGCTGGTGACAGGCGCGCACGTCATCGTCTCGACGCCCACCGGCTCGGGGAAGTCGCTGATCGCGGCGGCCGCGCACTTCGTGGCGTTCGCGCAGGGTCGGCGCACGTACTACACGGCGCCGCTCAAGGCGCTGGTCAGCGAGAAGTTCTTCGCCCTGGTCGAGGCGTTCGGCTCGGCGAACGTCGGCATGATGACCGGCGACTCGGCGGTCAACCCGACGGCCCCGATCATCTGCTGCACCGCGGAGATCCTGGCGAACCTGGCGTTGCGCGACGGCGACGCAGCCGACGTCGGGCAGGTCGTCATGGACGAGTTCCACTTCTACTCCGACCCGCAGCGCGGTTGGGCGTGGCAGGTGCCGCTGCTCGAGCTGCAGCACGCGCAGCTGGTGCTCATGTCGGCCACGCTCGGTGACGTCTCGTTCTTCCGGGACGACCTGCAGCGCCGGACCAGCACCCCGGTGGCCGTCGTCGCCGACGCGGAGCGGCCGGTGCCGCTGACGTTCGCCTACGCGATCGAGCCGCTGCACGAGCTGCTCGACGAGCTCGTGCGCACCCGCCGCGCACCCGTCTACGTCGTGCACTTCACGCAGAAGGAGGCCGTGGAGCGCGCGCAGTCGCTGCTCTCGACACCGCTGGCCAGCCGGGAGCAGCGGGACCGGATCGCCGACGAGCTGGGCGCGTTCCGGTTCGGGCCCGGGTTCGGCCGCACGCTCTCGCGCCTGCTGCGGCACGGCGTGGGCGTGCACCACGCCGGGATGCTGCCCAAGTACCGCCGCGTCGTCGAGCGCCTCACCCAGAAGGGTCTGCTGCCGGTCGTGTGCGGCACCGACACCCTGGGCGTGGGCATCAACGTGCCGATCCGCACCGTGCTGCTGACGTCGCTGGTCAAGTACGACGGCGTGCGCATGCGGCACCTGACGGCCCGCGAGTTCCACCAGATCGCCGGCCGCGCGGGCCGCGCCGGCTTCGACACCGTCGGCGAGGTCATCGTGCTCGCCCCCGAGCACGTCATCGAGAACCGCAAGCTGCTGGAGAAGGCGGGCGACGACCCGCGCAAGCTGAAGAAGATCGTCCGCAAGAAGGCCCCCGAGGGCCTCGTCAACTGGACGGACAAGACGTTCGAGCGCCTGCGCGACGCCCCGCCGGAGCCCCTGACGTCCTCGTTCTCGGTCAGCCACGCGATGGTGCTGCACGTGCTGGCCCGCCCGGGCGACCCGATCGCCGCCATGACCCACCTGCTGATGGACAACCACGAGCCGGAGAGCGCGCGCGGTCGGCACGTGCGCCGGGCGATCGCGGTCTACCGCTCGCTGCGCGCGTCCGGCGTCGTGGAGCGTCCCTGGGTCGAGGACACCACCGCCCCGCACGGGCGCCGCCGCACCGTCCGGCTCACGCACGACCTGCCGTCGAACTTCGCGCTGAACCAGGCGCTCTCGCCGTTCGCCTACGCCGCGCTCGACCTGCTCGACCGCGACGACCCGGCCTACGCGCACGACGTCGTCTCCGTGCTGGAGGCCACGCTCGACGACCCGCGCCAGGTGCTGGCCGCGCAGGAGAACCGGGCCCGCGGCGAGGCCGTGGCGGCCATGAAGGCCGAGGGCCTGGACTACGACCAGCGGATGGCCCTGCTGGAGGACGTCACCTACCCTCGCCCGCTGGCCGAGCTGCTCGAGGCGGCGTTCGTCACCTACCGCCAGACGAACCCGTGGGTCGCCGACCTGGCCCTGTCCCCCAAGTCGGTCGTGCGCGAGATGCACGAGAAGGCCATGACCTTCGCCGAGTACGTCTCGGTGTACCAGCTGGACCGCACCGAGGGCGTGCTGCTGCGCTACCTCGCCGATGCCTACCGGGCGTTGCGCCAGACCGTGCCCGACGAGCGCCGCACCGAGGAACTGTGGGAGCTGATCGAGTGGCTCGGCGACCTGGTGCGGCGCACCGACTCGAGCCTGCTCGACGAGTGGGAACGCCTGGCCAACCCGCTCGACGAGCACGGCGCCGACGCCCCCGGCGGTACCGACGAGGACACCCCGGAGCCCATCACCGCCAACCCCCGGGTGTTCCGCGCCCTGGTCCGCGGCGCGCTGTTCCGCCGCGTGGAGATGGCAGCGCGCGAGCAGTACGGCGCGCTGGCCGCGCTCGGCGACACCGACGTCGACGGCGTGGCCTGGGACAACGACCGCTGGGCGCAGGCGCTCGACCCGTTCTACGACGACCACGACGAGATCCTCACCGGCCCCGCCGCGCGCGGACCGGGTCTGTTCCAGGTCTCGACGGGCACCGGCACGTGGCGCGTGCGCCAGCTGCTGGACGATCCCGAGGGCGATCACGACTGGCGGATCGACGTCGTGGTGGACCTCGTCGCGTCCGACGAGGCAGGCGAGGTCCGCCTGCGCGTGGAGGCCGTCGGCGCCCTCTGA